The window CCCCTTTCTCTTCAGCAAGCGCACGCGGTGGGACTGCTCCTTCGCCGTCCGCAGCCGCGGCCGATGGGGCAAATGCGGCTGAATTTGTGCGATTGAATGCTGATTGAGTTTTATCCCTTCAATTGGGGATTTTAttagctgctgctgctgctgagAATTCtaatttgggggaaatttgagtgttttttttttctggcaATGCAGCCTGATCAACGGAAGAAAGTGAGCTCCTTGTTTTTGCAGTGATGTGAAAGATGATGAATTGCTTTTGCtgttttggattttggatGATTAGTTTTTGCTGATAGAGTTTTATCTATTCAATTGGGGATTTTTGAAGCTGCTGTTGAGAATTCTAATTTGGGGGAATttgagtttcttttttttttgttttttttttctggcaATGCAGCCTGATCAACAAAAGAAAGTGAGCTCCTTATTTTTTGTATGCTGAATTGCTTTGttgttttggattttggatGATTAGTTATTGCTGGTGGGATTGAATTGGAGCAGTCTGATGTATGACAATTTtcagtaacttttttttataaattcatgcTTCTGATTTCTGTTTTgtcttctctctcattttaAAAGTTGACTTGTATGTATCTTAATTGTGtgagaatttaattttgtccTTTTGTGGGCACTGCACTGTACAAATGTCTTGCCATTGTTTTCTTGAATAGTTGAGTTCATATGGCTATTGCATTGCCCCAGGTTTGcatacaaatatttcaatatctGATGATGTATTATAGATGATAGTTTTCATGATAGTTTAGGTGTGTTTGAGATGTATTGACTTGATTATCTCTTTGTTGTGAGGGCAAGATTATTGTTTGTTCCTACTTTTAGTTAGGGATAAACCATTCTTTTTCTGGAGTTATGAATTTGTCTGGTTCTGAAAAATGAATGGAACTGATAGTAATTTGTTAACCTGCTACTTTTCCTACACCATATGGTGATTGGAATGGTTTATGGTGTAGCAACAAAGTAGGATCTGTCTGAAAACATATTGCATTTCTGATGAACAGAAAGCTCTCTTAGTTGTCAATGTGCTGttattgttggttgatttACCCTCTTTTGTTTCAATGGACTAACATAGTTCTCATTCCATGAAACAGAGTTCAGTGGAGCCGGAATTCTTTTCTGAATATGGTGATGCGAGCAGGTATAAGATCCAGGAGGTGATAGGTAAAGGCAGCTATGGTGTTGTTTGCTCAGCAATGGATACTCATACGGGTCAAAAAGTGGCAATAAAGAAAATACGTGATATCTTTGCCAACGTTTCTGATGCTGCTCGAATACTTCGGGAGGTGAAGCTTCTGAGGCTTTTGAGGCACCCGGATATTGTTGAAATAAAGCACATTATGCTTCCACCTTCAAGGAGAGACTTCAAAGATATATATGTTGTTTTCGAACTCATGGAATCGGATCTACACCAAGTCATTAAGGCTAACGATGACTTGACACGTGAACATCATCAATTTTTCCTTTATCAATTGCTCCGTGCTCTCAAATATATCCACACAGGTAAGCCAGACTGCCACACCTCTTTCTCATTCCTCCTATgttgaaattagaaattagTGACGTGTCTTAGTTTGCGATAAGGTCAATTGATAACCGTTATTGCTTTCTGCAGCCAATGTATATCATCGAGACTTAAAACCGAAGAATATTCTGGCCAATGCGAACtgtaaactaaaaatatgtgattttggGTTGGCTAGAGTTGCATTCAACGACACACCTACAACAATATTTTGGACGGTATAAAATACTAAGATCTCGTAGAGAATTTTGtgttatcaaatttttttccttttatctaTTTCTGAGAGAATTCTATGGGTTTAACACAGGACTATGTTGCTACAAGATGGTATAGGGCTCCAGAATTGTGTGGCTCATTTTTCTCTAAGGTGATTCCATAGCTTCTTGAATCTTGACAGTCTTTGTTGATGAGAAATTTATAATGGTGATCTTTATAGTTCCCGTTGAAGCTTTCACGACATTGATGTTTAAACTTCATGTTTATTCAGTACACTCCAGCAATTGACATGTGGAGCATTGGCTGCATTTTTGCCGAGGTTGTAAAGGGGAAGCCACTTTTCCCCGGAAAGAATGTCGTTCACCAGCTGGATATGATAACTGACCTTCTTGGAACACCTTCTATGGATACCATTTCTCACGTATGCATAGAATgtcttgaaaatattttgattttcttaaatcaGACCCGCTTTTGATGTTCTGATTCTTCTATTCTTTTGTTAGGTGCGGAATGAAAAGGCTAGAAAATATCTTACAAGCATGCGAAAGAAACAGCCGATTCCTTTTGCTCAGAAGTTTCCAAATGCTGATCCTTTGGCTCTTCGGCTCTTGGAGAGGC is drawn from Salvia hispanica cultivar TCC Black 2014 chromosome 6, UniMelb_Shisp_WGS_1.0, whole genome shotgun sequence and contains these coding sequences:
- the LOC125196207 gene encoding mitogen-activated protein kinase 10-like isoform X2, with the translated sequence MQPDQRKKSSVEPEFFSEYGDASRYKIQEVIGKGSYGVVCSAMDTHTGQKVAIKKIRDIFANVSDAARILREVKLLRLLRHPDIVEIKHIMLPPSRRDFKDIYVVFELMESDLHQVIKANDDLTREHHQFFLYQLLRALKYIHTANVYHRDLKPKNILANANCKLKICDFGLARVAFNDTPTTIFWTDYVATRWYRAPELCGSFFSKYTPAIDMWSIGCIFAEVVKGKPLFPGKNVVHQLDMITDLLGTPSMDTISHVRNEKARKYLTSMRKKQPIPFAQKFPNADPLALRLLERLLAFDPKDRPTAEQALADPYFKGLAKAEREPSCQPISKMEFEFERHRVTKEDVRELIYREILEYHPQLRKDYINGIERTTFLYPSAIDHFKNQFAHLEGSVGKSGQVIPLERKHASLPRSSTIVHSASVPQKDQPAVANARDRLNSEESRSKNSRDSDGLHSSLSRPLQPPQRIAQAKPGRVVGPVLAYENPNWGRMKRPMGETGRDYHTNAKQAPNCSVPAKLAPDVTIDIDHHPYFTSRAGGTMLDCPGDRVIVDMNLLHAEAQFGAAKVEVQRKVAVMQYAAAQMY
- the LOC125196207 gene encoding mitogen-activated protein kinase 10-like isoform X1, whose protein sequence is MQPDQRKKPDQQKKSSVEPEFFSEYGDASRYKIQEVIGKGSYGVVCSAMDTHTGQKVAIKKIRDIFANVSDAARILREVKLLRLLRHPDIVEIKHIMLPPSRRDFKDIYVVFELMESDLHQVIKANDDLTREHHQFFLYQLLRALKYIHTANVYHRDLKPKNILANANCKLKICDFGLARVAFNDTPTTIFWTDYVATRWYRAPELCGSFFSKYTPAIDMWSIGCIFAEVVKGKPLFPGKNVVHQLDMITDLLGTPSMDTISHVRNEKARKYLTSMRKKQPIPFAQKFPNADPLALRLLERLLAFDPKDRPTAEQALADPYFKGLAKAEREPSCQPISKMEFEFERHRVTKEDVRELIYREILEYHPQLRKDYINGIERTTFLYPSAIDHFKNQFAHLEGSVGKSGQVIPLERKHASLPRSSTIVHSASVPQKDQPAVANARDRLNSEESRSKNSRDSDGLHSSLSRPLQPPQRIAQAKPGRVVGPVLAYENPNWGRMKRPMGETGRDYHTNAKQAPNCSVPAKLAPDVTIDIDHHPYFTSRAGGTMLDCPGDRVIVDMNLLHAEAQFGAAKVEVQRKVAVMQYAAAQMY